Genomic DNA from Bacteroidales bacterium:
TCCCTTCTCTTTCAGGTTGGCCACCTCGGTTTCGTGAAAAACATAGGAACCGTTAGTAGGATTGTCCAGTAGTCCGAGAATATTTAGCAGGGTTGACTTTCCACAACCGGAAGGACCCATGATGGCAACAAATTCCCCGTCTTTAACTTCGATATTTACATTATTCAGTGCGGTGGTTTCGACCTCATCGGTTCGAAAGACTTTTACCAGGTCAACAGTTTTAATCATTAGAATGGTTTTTATAAATGATGATACTCAAAAAAACAATAGATATGCCAAAACAGTTAATTCACAGAATCAGAGCAATATACTACTTTATTAGCTATTTACATAGTGTTCACTTTTGAGACGCATGTGTTCGGATACGTACACTGCGTACACCTGTGCTTCAATGAACTTACCAAAGGCGGTCTCTATCAAGACGAGGGACATCAATATTTGTTACAAAGCACTCAATTCAAAACTCTGACAGTAATCTTTTCGGCTATATGGAGGGCAGTGGTCAGAGTCTCCAGGTCGGTGAAAAGCTCCCCGCTGGCGCCTGAATGGTGACTGCGGCCTATGATCTCCATGGGATATTCCTCTCCGGCATCTCCAAGGTCAATGGTAGCTGCATAAACCAGAGCGGGCTGACAGGAGGTCTTGTATTCCTCATCGTCGGGGAACTTGTTATTGGTCCAGAATTCGTTCCAGTCCCAGGTCTGGTTGATCTCGAAAAGCAGCCTTAATTTGTCCGGTCCAGGCTCATCCAGCCTGGTACGCAGGATGAAACTCTGTTCGGGGGTGGCCCCGGTATAGGCATCGGGAACCGGATTGGTGGGAGTGGGAAGGAAGAGTCCCTGCTCATTTTTAATGCCTCGTTTGTGGGACCAGTACGGAAGTGCAGCAGGACGCTGAATCTCACCGGGTTTCCAGAATCCCCTGGAGGCATCCCCATGTTGGAATATCCCTTTCCCAATGGACTCGGCCACATACAGGGTCTGAACGAAGTGGCCGTCGAGGGTCTCCACCCAGATAGCTATCAGGGGATGGTTATGGCCTTCTCCTTTGATCATCTCAATTTCCAGGGCCGGACCAGCGCCCTGAGGGTTGGAGCTCAGGTGATCGGGGGGCAACTCCACTGGTACACGGGTATTGCTGCATGAGAGTGCAAGCAAAGCGAATGAGATCAGTATCAGTATTTTTTTCATAGCCAGTCTATTTAGAATTCAATGATTATACCAATGGTTGGCAAAACAGTTCCGGCGGCAGACTCCAGCTCCTTCAACCTGTAGCGCTGTAATTCTATGGGATCCGAGGGATTCTCGATGATTGGATTTCCCTGATCGTCCTTGTCCTGAACCAGGAAAGTATTGCCTGTTGTTTTAAAGTTGTACACGTTCTGAATATCTGCATACAAATTAATGGTTACCCTGGAAAGAAACCACTCTTTGTCAATCCGGAGGTCCAGCTGGTGAAAAGGCTTAAAGCGCAATTGATTATACTGGTCGAGATCTGTGGCAGGGAAGCCGGTGACGTCCCAGTACTGCACCAGGGAGGAGGTGTAGGTATCGTAGGGAGTATAGGGCTGCCCTCCCACAAAGCGCCATTTGAAGCCCAGCTGCCAGTTTCCTTTAAACTCCCTGAAGCCGTAAATATTCAGCAGGTGAACATTGTCCCAGGTGGTGGGAATCCAGCCCAGGTCCGTGAGGGACTCCTTCCTGGGAAGGGTCTCGCTTCTAACCAGGGTGTAGGAGATGGTCAGGTTACTCCCAAACAGGTCCCTGTTGCGGTAGAGAAATTCGGCTCCGAAGGCACGACCCTCCGCAATGGATTCCACAGGCTCGTTTCCATAGAGTCCGAAATCGGCTCCCTTGCTGGCCAGGGAAATGGAATCGTTCAGTGAGAAGGGATAATTGCTGTATTTTTTGTAGAATCCTTCCAGGCTGAATTTACTCTCCTGGTCGGGGAGCCATTCCACTCCGGCCACCAAATGGTCCGATCGGATATATTTGAGCCTGCTCTGGTTGACCATCACCCCCTCTTCATTCTTGTAGCCCATGGTGGTGTAAGCGGGTTCCTGGTAGAACCTGCCGGTGTTGAAATTCAGATACCATCCCGTGGTCAACTGGTAAGAGGCGGATAACCTGGGCGACAACTGATTGATCAGGTTGGACATCTGGTCGTTGTAGTTGTTGGCATCGGCACGAAGGCCAAAGGAAAGGACCAGTCTTTTGGAAAGCAGGTCCTTGCTGACCTGGCCAAAAGCCCCCCATTTGAACAGCTCAAACGCCGATTCATTGTCAATGGTAACCGGCTGGTTAAGGATAAACTGCCTGTTAAAGGTGCGGGCATAGAATTTGGCATACTCAAAATTAACCCCGTAGTTCACTTTTAATCCAGCCTTATACAGGGAGGTGTGTTCATATCTGAATTTGTTCTCGATCTCATCGGAATTATAGTCCAGGGTAAGAAGCTCATCCTGCTTGATATTATTCTGGTACTTGAGCGATTCATTATGAAGGTAATTACGGCTGAGCACCCAGGTGTCGTATCCCTGGTCGCGAAAGTGCTTCCATACAGCACCAATGGCATAGGTCCACTGAAAATTCTCGGGAAGGTAGCCCAGGATAAACTGCTGCTCCTCGGTTTCATTGGCATCCAGATTCAGGTTATTGTTATCATAGGATCCGATGCTGATCAGGGAAAGCTCGTTCTTGTTATTGAGTTTGGTCTTCACCTTGAACTGGTAATCATTGTATTTGGGGAGAAAGGGCAGCTCCAGCAGCTTGAACAGAAACTGCAGGTAGGACCGCCTGTAAGACAGGATATAGGTGGTATTCTCCCCGATGGGACCATTCAGCGTGAGGGCCAGATCAGAGGCACCCACGGAGCCTTTAAAATTCAGTTTCTCCGGGTTTCCGTCCACCTGGGAAAGGTCGATGACCGAACTCAGGGCATTCCCCTTGTTGGCAGGGAAGGCACCCGTATAGAGGTTCACCTCTCGCAGAAAATCGGCATTAATGATGCCAACGGGTCCGCCCGAGGCCCCCTGAGTGGCGAAGTGGTTGATGTTTGGGATCTCGATCTCATCCAGATAGAAGGTGTTTTCACTGGGGCCCCCTCCCCGGACAATCACGTCGTTTCGCTGGGCGGGAGTAGATGCCACCCCGGGATAGGACTGGATTACCTTGGAGATATCCCGGTTGCCACCCGGACTCTTCTCAATCTCTTTAATACTGATGCGCTGCAGGGAGACCGGGCTTTCCTTGATTTTACGAAAAGGGGAGGCCTTTAT
This window encodes:
- a CDS encoding TonB-dependent receptor — its product is MNTTKIFTLIAVFFLSSGMLKAQQGVIEGRVYNTKNNEPVQFATVAIFGTTIGSISDLDGKFLFTGLEPGYVELRISSVGFETYVSEAIQVTNARKVFLEVPLVEANVELEEVVIKASPFRKIKESPVSLQRISIKEIEKSPGGNRDISKVIQSYPGVASTPAQRNDVIVRGGGPSENTFYLDEIEIPNINHFATQGASGGPVGIINADFLREVNLYTGAFPANKGNALSSVIDLSQVDGNPEKLNFKGSVGASDLALTLNGPIGENTTYILSYRRSYLQFLFKLLELPFLPKYNDYQFKVKTKLNNKNELSLISIGSYDNNNLNLDANETEEQQFILGYLPENFQWTYAIGAVWKHFRDQGYDTWVLSRNYLHNESLKYQNNIKQDELLTLDYNSDEIENKFRYEHTSLYKAGLKVNYGVNFEYAKFYARTFNRQFILNQPVTIDNESAFELFKWGAFGQVSKDLLSKRLVLSFGLRADANNYNDQMSNLINQLSPRLSASYQLTTGWYLNFNTGRFYQEPAYTTMGYKNEEGVMVNQSRLKYIRSDHLVAGVEWLPDQESKFSLEGFYKKYSNYPFSLNDSISLASKGADFGLYGNEPVESIAEGRAFGAEFLYRNRDLFGSNLTISYTLVRSETLPRKESLTDLGWIPTTWDNVHLLNIYGFREFKGNWQLGFKWRFVGGQPYTPYDTYTSSLVQYWDVTGFPATDLDQYNQLRFKPFHQLDLRIDKEWFLSRVTINLYADIQNVYNFKTTGNTFLVQDKDDQGNPIIENPSDPIELQRYRLKELESAAGTVLPTIGIIIEF